Proteins found in one Lutimonas zeaxanthinifaciens genomic segment:
- a CDS encoding M1 family metallopeptidase, whose product MIFRYYIATFLFLFVFNFVLAQDAYQKNKSADVLHYCFQLSLNDESNVILGKAEIKVNFAKDVEEFSLDLVGKSGKYGMELIHVLEDQKEVKYEYSKNKLLISPDRKGTGTRIYEIKYKGIPERGLVIDTTKYGQRSFFGDNWPNLARHWLPTVDHPYDKASVEFEIYAPEHYDVVATGIKIEESNLGNGEKLTHYFEDASVATKVMTIGVTKFAYKNLGKVGDIEVSAWVYPENRKEGFEDFEEAPKILNYFIQNIGPYSYSKLANMQAKTQWGGLENAGTIAYAENAINGKKELQRLMAHEIAHQWFGDSASESNWNHVWLSEGFATYFAILYQESVSGNIKRKEELIQDRKEVIEYYEKKPAPIVDLTISDPMKVLNRNSYQKGGWVLNMLRYRLGEEVFWKGIQSYYQKFKDGNALSSDFKEVMEEVSGEDLGIFFDQWLYVKGYPEIKWSWKYKKGKLIINIEQLQEHHVFHFPIEFGIRSGDKIDTIKFEISNSSESFEAIVENKPDEVIIDPEVWLLFDE is encoded by the coding sequence GTCGGCAGATGTGTTACACTATTGTTTTCAACTTTCACTAAATGATGAATCGAATGTTATCCTGGGAAAGGCAGAGATTAAAGTTAATTTTGCAAAGGATGTTGAGGAGTTCAGCCTGGACCTCGTTGGAAAATCAGGAAAATACGGGATGGAACTGATACATGTTTTGGAAGATCAGAAAGAAGTTAAATATGAATATTCCAAAAATAAACTCTTAATTTCTCCCGACAGAAAAGGAACTGGTACAAGAATTTATGAAATCAAGTACAAGGGAATTCCTGAGCGTGGACTTGTTATAGATACTACTAAATACGGGCAGCGATCTTTTTTTGGAGATAACTGGCCTAATCTGGCTCGACATTGGCTACCGACGGTTGATCACCCTTATGACAAGGCTTCTGTTGAATTTGAAATTTATGCCCCGGAGCATTATGATGTTGTAGCCACCGGAATTAAAATTGAGGAAAGTAATTTAGGGAATGGAGAGAAACTAACACATTACTTTGAAGATGCCTCCGTAGCAACCAAGGTAATGACCATAGGAGTTACAAAATTTGCCTATAAAAACCTGGGAAAAGTTGGTGATATTGAAGTCAGTGCATGGGTATATCCCGAAAACAGAAAAGAAGGATTTGAGGACTTTGAGGAAGCTCCAAAAATTCTGAATTATTTCATTCAAAATATAGGGCCATATTCTTATTCCAAACTTGCAAATATGCAAGCCAAAACACAATGGGGTGGCCTTGAAAATGCAGGAACCATTGCCTACGCAGAGAATGCAATAAACGGGAAAAAAGAGTTACAGCGATTGATGGCACATGAAATAGCCCATCAATGGTTTGGAGATTCCGCATCAGAAAGTAATTGGAATCACGTATGGCTCAGTGAAGGATTTGCAACCTATTTTGCCATTTTATATCAGGAATCAGTTAGCGGGAATATAAAGAGAAAAGAGGAGCTGATTCAAGACAGGAAAGAGGTTATTGAATACTACGAAAAAAAGCCTGCTCCTATTGTTGACTTGACAATTTCTGATCCTATGAAGGTCTTGAACAGAAATTCCTATCAAAAAGGAGGCTGGGTACTGAATATGTTACGTTACCGGCTTGGAGAAGAAGTTTTTTGGAAAGGAATCCAGTCCTATTATCAAAAATTTAAGGATGGTAACGCATTGAGTTCTGATTTTAAGGAAGTCATGGAAGAGGTTTCTGGAGAGGACCTTGGGATTTTCTTTGATCAGTGGCTCTATGTGAAAGGATATCCTGAAATCAAATGGTCATGGAAGTACAAAAAAGGAAAACTGATCATCAATATAGAGCAGCTTCAAGAGCATCATGTTTTTCACTTTCCCATTGAGTTTGGTATAAGATCTGGAGACAAAATCGATACGATTAAATTTGAAATAAGTAATTCTTCGGAATCATTTGAAGCCATAGTAGAGAACAAACCTGATGAAGTCATCATAGATCCGGAAGTCTGGCTGTTGTTTGATGAGTGA